In Phacochoerus africanus isolate WHEZ1 chromosome 14, ROS_Pafr_v1, whole genome shotgun sequence, one genomic interval encodes:
- the C14H17orf75 gene encoding protein Njmu-R1, with translation MLPSLQESLDGDEKELESSEEGGSAEERRLEPPPSSHYCLYSYRGSRLAQQQADSDDGSPSGTNTETPSGDDFSLSLVDTNLPSEVEPELRSFIAKRLSKGAVFEGLGNVASVELRIPGYRVGCYYCLFQQEKLLPQTAAMDSEHNSSEYVVCFLGGSEKGLELFRLELDKYSQGLKNNMNCEDRGGEHHIQSYLSSWFEDVVCPIQRVVLLFQEKLTFLLHAALSYTPVEVKESDEKTKRDINRFLSVASLQGLIHEGTVTSLCMAMTEEQHESVIIDCSGAQPQFHNAGSNRFCEDWMHAFLNGAEGGNPFLFRQVLENFKLKAIQDTNNLKRFIRQAEMNHYALFRCFMFLKNCGSGDILLKLVKVEHEEMPEAKNVVAVLEEFMKEALTQSF, from the exons ATGCTCCCCTCGTTGCAGGAATCGCTGGATGGGGATGAAAAGGAGCTAGAGAGCAGCGAGGAGGGTGGCTCCGCTGAGGAGCGGAGGCTGGAACCGCCGCCCAGCAGCCACTACTGTCTCTACAGCTACCGCGGAAGCAG ATTGGCACAGCAGCAAGCCGACAGTGATGATGGAAGTCCGAGTGGCACAAATACAGAAACTCCCTCTGGTGATGATTTCAG CCTCTCCTTGGTGGATACTAATCTACCCTCTGAAGTGGAGCCCGAGCTGCGCAGTTTCATTGCTAAGCGTCTCTCTAAAGGAGCGGTCTTTGAAGGGCTGGGTAATGTTGCATCTGTGGAGCTGAG aattCCAGGTTACCGAGTAGGCTGTTATTACTGCCTTTTCCAACAAGAAAAACTGCTTCCTCAAACAGCAGCAATGGACTCTGAACATAACTCTTCAGAGTATGTGGTCTGTTTTTTAGGAGGGTCTGAAAAAGGACTTGAGCT TTTCAGGCTTGAATTGGACAAGTACAGTCAAGGGttaaaaaataacatgaactGTGAG GACAGGGGCGGGGAGCACCACATACAGTCCTACCTGAGCAGCTGGTTTGAGGACGTCGTATGCCCCATCCAAAGGGTGGTTCTTCTCTTTCAGGAGAAGCTTACCTTTCTGCTACATGCT gCTCTGAGTTATACTCCTGTTGAGGTTAAAGAAtcagatgaaaaaacaaagagagacaTTAACAG GTTTCTGAGTGTGGCCAGTCTCCAAGGCCTTATTCACGAAGGCACAGTGACATCTTTGTGCATGGCCATGACAGAGGAGCAGCATGAGTCTGTCATCATCGACTGCAGCGGTGCCCAGCCTCAGTTCCATAACGCAG gAAGCAACCGGTTTTGTGAGGACTGGATGCATGCTTTTTTGAATGGTGCTGAAGGAGGTAACCCTTTTCTCTTTCGACAAGTCCTGGAGAACTTTAAACTAAAG GCCATACAAGACACAAACAATTTGAAGAGATTTATCCGGCAGGCAGAAATGAATCATTACGCTTTGTTTAGATGTTTCATGTTCCTAAAGAACTGTGGCAGTGGAGATATCCTTTTGAAGCTTGTCAAAGTGGAACATGAAGAAATGCCCGAAGCCAAAAATGTGGTAGCCGTCCTCGAAGAATTTATGAAAGAAGCTCTTACCCAAAGTTTTTGA